Proteins from a genomic interval of Eschrichtius robustus isolate mEscRob2 chromosome 18, mEscRob2.pri, whole genome shotgun sequence:
- the MAB21L1 gene encoding putative nucleotidyltransferase MAB21L1 — MIAAQAKLVYHLNKYYNEKCQARKAAIAKTIREVCKVVSDVLKEVEVQEPRFISSLNEMDNRYEGLEVVSPTEFEVVLYLNQMGVFNFVDDGSLPGCAVLKLSDGRKRSMSLWVEFITASGYLSARKIRSRFQTLVAQAVDKCSYRDVVKMVADTSEVKLRIRDRYVVQITPAFKCTGIWPRSAAHWPLPHIPWPGPNRVAEVKAEGFNLLSKECHSLAGKQSSAESDAWVLQFAEAENRLQMGGCRKKCLSILKTLRDRHLELPGQPLNNYHMKTLVSYECEKHPRESDWDESCLGDRLNGILLQLISCLQCRRCPHYFLPNLDLFQGKPHSALENAAKQTWRLAREILTNPKSLEKL, encoded by the coding sequence ATGATCGCGGCCCAGGCCAAGCTGGTCTACCACCTGAATAAATACTACAACGAAAAATGCCAAGCCAGGAAAGCTGCCATTGCCAAAACTATCCGGGAAGTCTGCAAAGTAGTTTCCGACGTCCTGAAGGAGGTGGAAGTGCAGGAGCCCCGGTTCATCAGCTCTCTCAACGAGATGGACAATCGCTACGAGGGCCTCGAGGTCGTCTCCCCCACCGAATTTGAAGTGGTGCTTTACCTTAACCAAATGGGGGTGTTCAACTTTGTGGACGACGGCTCGCTGCCCGGCTGCGCGGTGTTGAAGTTGAGCGACGGGCGCAAGAGGAGCATGTCCCTCTGGGTGGAATTCATTACCGCCTCCGGCTACCTCTCGGCGCGCAAAATCCGGTCCCGGTTTCAGACGCTGGTGGCTCAAGCGGTAGACAAATGTAGCTACAGGGATGTGGTAAAGATGGTGGCAGACACCAGCGAAGTGAAACTGAGAATCCGAGATAGGTACGTGGTGCAGATCACCCCGGCTTTTAAATGCACTGGGATCTGGCCCAGGAGTGCTGCCCACTGGCCACTTCCCCACATCCCCTGGCCGGGACCCAACCGGGTGGCGGAGGTCAAGGCGGAAGGGTTCAATCTCCTGTCCAAGGAGTGCCACTCCCTGGCCGGCAAGCAGAGCTCGGCCGAGAGCGACGCCTGGGTGCTGCAGTTCGCGGAGGCAGAGAACAGACTGCAGATGGGGGGCTGCAGGAAGAAATGCCTCTCCATCCTCAAAACCTTACGGGACCGTCACCTTGAACTGCCAGGCCAGCCCCTGAACAATTACCACATGAAGACTCTGGTTTCCTATGAGTGTGAAAAGCATCCCCGGGAGTCGGACTGGGACGAGTCTTGCCTGGGTGACCGGCTTAACGGGATTTTGCTGCAACTTATCTCCTGCCTGCAGTGCCGGCGGTGTCCTCACTACTTCCTACCGAACTTAGATCTGTTTCAAGGCAAACCTCACTCGGCTCTCGAGAACGCTGCCAAACAAACGTGGCGACTGGCAAGAGAGATCCTGACCAACCCGAAAAGTTTGGAAAAACTTTAG